The following are encoded together in the Brassica napus cultivar Da-Ae chromosome A9, Da-Ae, whole genome shotgun sequence genome:
- the LOC106430529 gene encoding non-specific lipid transfer protein GPI-anchored 4 gives MKQSLLSILILLLSSSFAPIHARNKSQPANSPSSVAAPAPGPSNSDCSSVIYDMMDCLSYITPGSNDTKPTKVCCGGILSVLQYNPTCVCVGLESSKTMGFAVNNTRARAMPTTCKLPIVATHCPMLDEVTPAASTPVSQSAGTPMTSPSSVASPTSSPSLAESPVMTAPSPSSSGTNHLSASTLTLVVIKVSFVAYISFFFSN, from the exons ATGAAGCAATCTCTTCTTTCTATCTTAATACTTCTACTATCATCATCATTTGCACCCATTCATGCTCGCAACAAATCACAGCCGGCAAATTCTCCTTCATCGGTAGCAGCTCCAGCGCCGGGACCGTCGAATTCTGATTGCTCCAGCGTTATATATGACATGATGGATTGTCTCTCGTACATTACCCCCGGATCAAATGATACTAAGCCCACGAAAGTTTGTTGTGGGGGAATCTTATCTGTTCTACAGTATAACCCTACGTGTGTTTGCGTCGGTTTAGAAAGTAGCAAAACTATGGGGTTTGCCGTTAATAACACTAGAGCTCGTGCCATGCCTACGACTTGCAAGCTCCCGATTGTTGCTACTCATTGTC CGATGCTGGACGAGGTGACACCGGCTGCATCAACTCCTG TTTCTCAATCGGCTGGAACACCTATGACTTCGCCATCTTCGGTCGCGTCACCGACATCTTCACCATCTTTGGCTGAGTCTCCGGTCATGACTGCACCGTCTCCCTCAAGTTCTGGCACCAACCACCTCTCAGCTTCAACACTGACCCTTGTTGTCATTAAAGTTTCTTTTGTAGCGTacatttcgttttttttttctaattaa